The Herminiimonas arsenitoxidans genome window below encodes:
- the queC gene encoding 7-cyano-7-deazaguanine synthase QueC, with translation MSSADGALVLFSGGQDSTTCVAWALSRYAKVETIGFDYGQRHAIELTVRPSVLQKLRAFSPEWDNKLGEDHMIDLSLISKISDTALTQNVEIAMMENGLPNTFVPGRNLLFMMVAATVAYRRGLDVLVGGMCETDFSGYPDCRDDTMKALQVALNLGMATRLKVETPLMWIDKAETWKMAQDLGGPPLVDLIREGTHTCYLGERGALHAWGYGCGTCPACALRARGYENFIAQENG, from the coding sequence CAAGATTCCACTACCTGCGTAGCATGGGCGCTCTCGCGCTATGCCAAGGTTGAAACAATCGGCTTTGACTACGGTCAGCGACATGCGATCGAGCTGACAGTACGCCCCAGTGTGCTGCAAAAGCTGCGCGCGTTTTCACCGGAATGGGATAACAAGCTGGGCGAGGATCACATGATCGATCTGTCGCTGATTTCAAAAATATCCGATACCGCACTCACGCAAAATGTAGAAATCGCGATGATGGAAAACGGCCTGCCCAATACCTTTGTGCCCGGTCGCAATTTGCTTTTCATGATGGTAGCCGCGACGGTTGCTTATCGCCGCGGTCTGGATGTCTTGGTTGGCGGCATGTGCGAAACAGATTTTTCCGGCTACCCGGATTGCCGCGACGATACGATGAAAGCACTGCAAGTTGCACTCAATCTCGGCATGGCAACGCGTCTGAAGGTGGAAACACCGCTGATGTGGATAGACAAGGCCGAGACGTGGAAGATGGCACAGGATCTAGGCGGCCCGCCCCTGGTCGATCTGATACGCGAAGGAACACACACTTGCTATCTGGGTGAGCGCGGTGCCTTGCATGCTTGGGGATATGGCTGCGGCACGTGTCCTGCCTGTGCATTGCGCGCACGTGGATATGAAAATTTCATCGCGCAAGAAAACGGCTAA